The proteins below are encoded in one region of Sulfolobus islandicus Y.N.15.51:
- a CDS encoding 30S ribosomal protein S6e, translated as MPDFKIVISDPQSVEPKRIKVKVKANDQIKSIAGEKEGKAVPQAKVNEKTKQLLNIDTLITLEITKQEGDKKVKVKSHFKVEVDNNVPDNEVWISKTMAEKFGAEDFEAIAYRTKTLQISIDQDKATNLVGLKIGDTFEANQLIGLPVKLKITGGSDNSGFPMRFDVTGAAKRKILLSGPPGFYPNEDGERRRKTIRGNTISQEIVQINTIIVR; from the coding sequence ATGCCGGACTTCAAAATTGTCATTTCAGATCCACAATCTGTAGAGCCTAAAAGAATAAAGGTTAAAGTAAAGGCAAATGACCAAATAAAATCTATAGCTGGAGAAAAGGAAGGAAAAGCGGTACCCCAGGCTAAAGTTAATGAGAAAACTAAACAATTATTAAATATTGATACGCTCATTACATTAGAAATAACCAAACAAGAAGGGGATAAAAAGGTAAAGGTAAAAAGCCATTTTAAGGTTGAAGTAGATAACAATGTACCAGATAACGAAGTATGGATAAGTAAAACAATGGCAGAGAAGTTTGGAGCAGAAGATTTTGAAGCCATTGCATATAGGACTAAGACGTTACAAATAAGTATTGATCAAGACAAGGCTACAAATCTAGTTGGTCTAAAAATAGGTGATACATTTGAAGCTAATCAACTGATTGGATTACCAGTTAAGTTAAAGATAACTGGAGGATCAGATAATTCTGGATTCCCAATGCGATTTGATGTTACTGGAGCGGCTAAGCGTAAAATATTGCTAAGTGGGCCTCCTGGATTCTACCCGAATGAAGATGGAGAAAGAAGAAGAAAAACTATAAGAGGAAATACCATTAGCCAAGAAATAGTTCAAATTAATACCATAATAGTAAGGTGA
- a CDS encoding translation initiation factor IF-2 subunit gamma, with protein sequence MAWPKAQPEVNIGVVGHVDHGKTTLVQAITGIWTSKHSEELKRGMTIKLGYAETNIGICESCKKPDAYVTEPSCKSCGSDEEPRFLRRVSFIDAPGHEVLMATMLSGAALMDGAILVVAANEPFPQPQTREHFVALGIIRVKNLIIVQNKVDVVSKEEALSQYKQIKQFTKGTWAENAPIIPVSALHKINIDTLIEGIEEYIKTPYRDFSQQPVMLVIRSFDVNKPGTQFNELKGGVIGGSIVQGLFKVDQEIKVLPGLRVEKQGKVSYEPIFTKISSIRFGDEEFKEAKPGGLVAIGTYLDPSLTKADNLLGSIVTLADAKVPVLWNIRIKYNLLERVVGAKEMLKVDAIRAKETLMLSVGSSTTLGIVTSVKKDEIEVELRRPVAVWSNNIRTVISRQIAGRWRMIGWGLIEI encoded by the coding sequence TTGGCATGGCCTAAAGCTCAACCAGAAGTTAATATAGGTGTAGTTGGACATGTAGATCACGGTAAGACAACACTAGTTCAAGCTATAACGGGAATTTGGACTTCAAAACATTCTGAAGAACTAAAAAGAGGTATGACGATAAAATTAGGTTACGCGGAGACTAATATAGGCATTTGTGAGAGTTGTAAAAAACCAGATGCATATGTAACCGAACCCTCATGTAAATCTTGTGGATCGGATGAGGAGCCCAGGTTCTTGAGAAGAGTTTCCTTTATTGATGCCCCTGGCCATGAGGTTCTAATGGCTACAATGCTATCTGGAGCAGCGTTAATGGATGGTGCAATTCTTGTTGTTGCTGCAAATGAACCTTTTCCCCAGCCCCAAACTAGAGAACATTTCGTAGCACTAGGTATAATACGAGTGAAAAATCTAATTATAGTTCAAAATAAGGTCGACGTAGTCTCCAAAGAGGAAGCATTGTCGCAGTATAAGCAAATAAAGCAGTTTACAAAGGGAACTTGGGCCGAAAATGCACCTATAATTCCAGTAAGCGCGCTTCATAAGATTAATATAGATACTCTAATAGAAGGCATAGAGGAGTATATAAAGACTCCTTATAGGGATTTCTCACAACAACCTGTTATGCTTGTAATAAGGAGTTTTGACGTTAATAAGCCCGGTACCCAATTTAATGAGCTGAAGGGTGGCGTGATAGGTGGTAGCATTGTACAAGGCTTATTTAAGGTTGATCAAGAAATAAAAGTATTACCTGGTTTAAGAGTAGAAAAACAAGGTAAAGTGTCTTATGAACCTATTTTCACAAAGATTTCATCCATAAGATTTGGAGATGAGGAATTTAAGGAGGCTAAACCAGGAGGTTTAGTAGCAATAGGTACATATTTGGATCCCTCATTGACTAAGGCTGATAATTTGCTTGGAAGTATTGTAACCTTGGCTGATGCTAAGGTTCCAGTTTTATGGAATATCAGAATAAAATATAATCTCTTGGAACGTGTAGTTGGAGCTAAGGAGATGTTAAAGGTAGATGCCATAAGAGCTAAGGAAACATTGATGTTATCTGTAGGTTCCTCTACGACTTTAGGGATAGTTACTTCTGTAAAGAAGGATGAGATTGAAGTGGAGTTAAGAAGACCCGTGGCAGTATGGTCTAACAATATTAGAACTGTTATAAGTAGACAAATAGCTGGTAGGTGGAGAATGATAGGATGGGGGTTAATAGAGATCTAA
- a CDS encoding PIN domain-containing protein translates to MGVNRDLKVLIDTNILLYVYDGLDPFNKVLEFLDYKPAFFIHSAVLKELDILFEKNKERFIITSRIRIARKYLEVYKNSWNLINDYDDLPTDEALIRTALRYNMFIFTNDKQLKNNAIKKGIGVLFLQNRSKIIKSLYPI, encoded by the coding sequence ATGGGGGTTAATAGAGATCTAAAAGTACTGATTGATACTAATATTTTATTATATGTATACGATGGTTTAGATCCATTTAATAAGGTATTGGAATTTCTAGATTATAAACCGGCCTTTTTTATTCATTCCGCAGTATTAAAAGAGTTAGATATTTTATTTGAAAAGAATAAAGAAAGATTTATTATTACATCCAGAATCAGAATAGCCAGGAAATATTTGGAAGTATATAAAAACTCATGGAATTTAATAAATGATTATGACGATTTACCTACAGATGAGGCGTTGATAAGGACTGCTCTTAGATATAACATGTTTATATTTACTAATGATAAGCAATTAAAAAATAATGCAATTAAAAAGGGGATAGGAGTTTTATTTCTTCAAAATAGGAGTAAAATTATAAAATCCTTATATCCTATCTAA
- a CDS encoding DNA-directed RNA polymerase produces MYKLIKARSIVRIPPNEFGKPLNEIALNELRQQYQEKILKDLGLVLAILNVKTSEEGILVFGDGATYHEVEFDMITYVPVVQEVVEGEVLQVDNYGVFVNLGPMDGLVHISQITDDTLKYDNVRGIIFGEKSKKVIQKGDKVRARVISVASTVTGRLPRIALTMRQPYLGKLEWITQAKK; encoded by the coding sequence ATGTATAAACTTATTAAAGCACGTAGCATTGTGAGGATCCCACCCAATGAGTTTGGTAAACCATTAAATGAGATCGCTTTAAATGAACTAAGACAACAATATCAAGAAAAGATCCTTAAGGATTTAGGTCTAGTTTTAGCTATATTAAATGTGAAAACCAGTGAGGAAGGGATATTAGTATTTGGTGATGGTGCTACTTATCATGAGGTCGAGTTTGATATGATAACCTATGTACCAGTTGTACAAGAAGTAGTTGAGGGTGAGGTTTTACAAGTTGATAACTATGGTGTGTTCGTTAACTTAGGACCGATGGATGGCCTCGTTCACATTTCCCAAATAACAGATGATACACTAAAATATGACAATGTAAGAGGTATAATATTCGGTGAGAAATCTAAGAAAGTAATACAAAAGGGTGACAAAGTAAGAGCAAGAGTGATAAGCGTAGCGTCTACGGTAACAGGTAGATTGCCTAGAATCGCTTTAACTATGAGACAACCCTACTTGGGCAAGTTAGAGTGGATAACACAAGCTAAGAAGTGA
- the spt4 gene encoding transcription elongation factor subunit Spt4: protein MAKKSVFKACKNCKALVETDKETCPVCGSSSFTEEWDGMIIIIDSESEVAKITEAPKPWKYAIIIK from the coding sequence ATGGCTAAGAAATCAGTTTTTAAAGCATGTAAAAACTGTAAGGCATTAGTAGAGACTGACAAGGAAACATGTCCAGTATGTGGCAGCAGTAGTTTTACAGAAGAGTGGGATGGTATGATTATTATCATTGATTCAGAGTCTGAAGTAGCTAAAATAACTGAGGCCCCAAAACCATGGAAATACGCGATAATAATAAAGTAA
- a CDS encoding GTP-dependent dephospho-CoA kinase family protein — protein sequence MEIRDNNKVNLCFAFDNLRKELSRPYGILFTNNKLFLDFVSKSIQQGFKVITVGDYVSRVLEENGIIPFLEVIDGKTKRSIPQRTIVKNKEYRVTNEAGKIRFEIFEIMENILKDRDGGVVFVNGEEDLLVIPVTLSADNGDIVIYGQPNAGAVVIIVNEMIRWRVRDILEKAVVKEC from the coding sequence ATGGAAATACGCGATAATAATAAAGTAAACCTATGTTTTGCTTTTGATAATTTAAGGAAAGAACTTTCTAGACCATATGGTATTCTTTTTACAAATAACAAACTCTTTTTAGATTTTGTATCTAAATCGATACAACAAGGTTTCAAGGTTATAACTGTAGGGGATTACGTAAGCAGAGTATTAGAAGAAAATGGTATAATCCCCTTCTTAGAAGTTATAGATGGAAAAACCAAGAGATCTATACCACAAAGGACTATTGTAAAGAATAAGGAATATAGGGTAACCAATGAGGCGGGGAAAATTCGATTTGAAATATTTGAAATTATGGAGAACATCCTAAAAGATAGGGATGGTGGAGTAGTTTTTGTAAATGGAGAAGAGGACTTACTTGTTATTCCGGTCACATTGAGTGCAGATAATGGTGATATAGTTATTTATGGGCAACCTAATGCGGGAGCGGTTGTAATTATAGTAAACGAGATGATAAGGTGGAGAGTAAGAGACATATTAGAAAAAGCCGTAGTTAAAGAATGTTAA
- a CDS encoding 2,3-bisphosphoglycerate-independent phosphoglycerate mutase, with protein MKQYKILLIIADGLGDRPVSKLNGLTPLEAANKPAISDLLKNSMIGLMDPISPGVIPGSDTSHLSIFGLDPHVYYRGRGAFEALGAGATLKHGDVAFRGNFATVNNDLVVVDRRAGRKLEEGEELVKELNEKIKEINDVKIRFYKGTEHRVAVVLSGKGISDKVSDTDPHYEGLKVLESKPLEDSTEALRTAEIINILTRKVFDVLNSSEVNKRRIEQGEKPANIVLLRGAAHYIKLPSFSSYTKLKAAAVSATALIKGICRELGMNVVTPVGATGGIDTDYNAKAKAAIELLKENDFVFLHIKATDAASHDGLVEEKVKAIERIDKVVGTIVDNVGRDNLILMFTGDHATPVEVKEHSGDPVPILLYVPYPIINDNARDFNEKEARKGSLRIRGLDVTNILLNYSNRAEKYGA; from the coding sequence TTGAAGCAATACAAAATTCTTTTAATAATTGCAGATGGTTTAGGAGACAGACCAGTATCTAAATTAAATGGATTAACCCCATTAGAAGCTGCCAATAAACCAGCCATAAGTGATTTACTTAAAAACTCAATGATTGGTTTGATGGATCCAATATCCCCTGGCGTAATCCCGGGGAGTGATACTTCACATCTATCAATATTTGGGCTAGATCCACACGTTTATTATAGAGGAAGAGGGGCTTTCGAGGCATTGGGGGCTGGAGCCACACTCAAACATGGAGATGTTGCGTTTAGAGGAAATTTCGCTACAGTGAACAATGATCTAGTAGTAGTTGATAGAAGAGCAGGAAGGAAGCTTGAAGAGGGAGAGGAGTTAGTAAAGGAATTAAATGAAAAAATTAAAGAGATAAACGACGTAAAAATTAGATTTTATAAAGGAACAGAACATAGAGTAGCGGTAGTATTATCCGGGAAAGGAATAAGTGATAAGGTTAGTGACACTGATCCTCATTACGAAGGCTTAAAAGTTCTAGAAAGTAAACCATTGGAAGATTCTACTGAAGCTCTGAGAACCGCTGAGATAATCAACATACTTACGCGGAAAGTTTTCGATGTCTTAAACTCCTCAGAAGTAAATAAGAGAAGAATAGAACAAGGAGAGAAGCCGGCTAATATAGTATTGTTAAGAGGAGCTGCGCATTATATTAAGTTGCCATCATTTTCAAGCTATACTAAGCTTAAAGCTGCTGCTGTTTCAGCTACAGCACTTATAAAAGGGATATGTAGAGAACTTGGTATGAACGTTGTAACACCAGTAGGCGCCACTGGAGGTATAGATACTGATTATAATGCTAAAGCTAAAGCGGCAATAGAACTATTAAAGGAGAATGATTTCGTTTTTCTACATATTAAGGCTACTGACGCTGCATCACATGATGGGCTAGTAGAAGAAAAAGTAAAGGCGATTGAGAGGATAGATAAAGTGGTAGGAACTATTGTGGACAATGTTGGAAGAGATAATCTAATATTGATGTTTACTGGAGATCATGCGACCCCAGTGGAGGTTAAAGAACATTCAGGAGATCCAGTTCCAATACTTCTCTACGTGCCTTATCCAATTATTAATGATAATGCCAGAGATTTTAACGAGAAGGAGGCTAGAAAGGGAAGTCTAAGAATAAGAGGATTGGACGTAACAAATATATTGCTAAACTACTCTAATAGAGCAGAAAAATATGGTGCGTGA
- a CDS encoding CDC48 family AAA ATPase, whose translation MRKTYFKRFGKMINMSQQLKLRVVEARQRDVGRKVARITDYTMSRLGIENGDYVEITGPSGSSLAQALIGDGIADSEIRIDGYIRKSIGVGIGDEVTVKKAQVQDASKVVLAPTQPISFSQSFVEYVKDWLMDKPLSRGETISVPTYVGSIDFVVVSTQPSQSVRVTGRTSLEIRQEPVKETAVVPKVTWEDIGDLEDVKEKIREIVELPMRHPEVFQHLGIEPPKGVLLYGPPGVGKTLLARALANEIGAYFTSINGPEIMSKFYGESEQRLREIFEEAEKNAPAIIFIDEIDAIAPKREEVTGEVEKRVVSQLLTLMDGIKGRGKVIVIGATNRPDAVDPALRRPGRFDREIEIRPPDAKARKEILQVHTRNMPLAEDVDLDKISEQTHGYTGADLAALAREAAMNALRRFINERKINLEQEQIPVDVLKELKVTMQDFIDAMKFIQPTLLREVYVEVPKVKWEDIGGLEEAKQQLREAVEWPLKFPEMFEKLGIRPPKGILLFGPPGTGKTMLAKAVATESGANFIAVRGPEILSKWVGESEKAVREIFRRARQTAPCVIFFDEIDSIAPMRGFTHDSGVTERIVNQLLSEMDGIQSLNRVVVIAATNRPDILDPALLRPGRFDRLIYVPPPDEKARIEILKIYTKTLPIDSSVNLEELAKKLEGYTGADIEALARETTMKVLRQKYYECLNKAKKECKDQECSDKTIKNCMSNLEIKITMQDFLDTMKVVTPSLTKADIMRYENMVKEIKRSVIG comes from the coding sequence ATGAGAAAGACTTATTTTAAACGTTTCGGAAAGATGATTAATATGTCCCAACAATTAAAATTGAGAGTGGTAGAAGCTAGGCAAAGAGATGTTGGTAGGAAGGTCGCCAGAATAACTGATTACACTATGAGTAGGTTAGGAATAGAGAACGGTGATTATGTAGAGATTACTGGGCCTTCAGGATCTTCATTGGCACAAGCGTTAATAGGAGATGGAATAGCGGACAGTGAGATAAGAATAGATGGTTACATTAGAAAATCCATAGGAGTGGGTATTGGAGATGAAGTTACGGTAAAGAAAGCACAAGTGCAAGATGCTAGCAAGGTAGTTTTAGCTCCAACACAACCTATTTCCTTTAGCCAAAGTTTTGTAGAATATGTTAAAGACTGGTTAATGGATAAACCTCTAAGCAGAGGAGAAACAATTTCTGTTCCTACTTACGTTGGATCCATAGACTTCGTTGTAGTTTCAACACAGCCTTCACAATCTGTAAGAGTTACAGGTAGAACTTCCTTAGAGATAAGACAAGAACCAGTAAAGGAAACTGCAGTAGTACCTAAGGTGACTTGGGAAGATATTGGCGACCTTGAAGACGTAAAGGAGAAAATAAGAGAAATAGTAGAACTTCCAATGAGACATCCGGAAGTTTTCCAGCATCTAGGAATAGAACCACCTAAGGGTGTATTACTATATGGACCACCAGGAGTTGGAAAAACCTTATTGGCTAGGGCACTTGCTAATGAAATAGGTGCGTACTTCACTTCAATCAATGGACCAGAAATAATGAGTAAATTCTACGGTGAAAGTGAACAGAGACTAAGGGAAATCTTTGAGGAGGCGGAAAAGAACGCGCCAGCTATAATTTTCATCGATGAAATAGATGCGATAGCACCAAAGAGGGAAGAAGTTACCGGAGAAGTAGAGAAAAGAGTGGTATCGCAATTGTTGACTCTAATGGATGGAATTAAAGGAAGAGGAAAAGTAATAGTCATAGGAGCAACTAATAGACCAGATGCTGTAGATCCGGCATTAAGAAGACCAGGTAGATTTGATAGGGAAATAGAGATTAGACCGCCTGACGCTAAGGCTAGAAAAGAGATTCTACAAGTACATACTAGAAATATGCCTCTAGCTGAGGATGTGGATTTAGATAAAATCTCCGAACAGACTCACGGCTATACTGGAGCTGATCTAGCAGCTCTAGCTAGAGAAGCAGCAATGAATGCCTTAAGAAGGTTTATTAATGAACGCAAAATTAATCTAGAACAAGAACAAATACCAGTCGATGTCTTAAAGGAATTGAAAGTAACTATGCAAGATTTCATTGACGCCATGAAGTTCATCCAACCAACACTCCTTAGAGAAGTATATGTGGAAGTGCCAAAAGTTAAATGGGAGGATATTGGAGGATTGGAAGAAGCTAAACAGCAATTAAGAGAAGCTGTTGAGTGGCCATTAAAATTCCCAGAAATGTTCGAAAAGCTTGGTATTAGACCACCTAAGGGTATATTATTATTTGGTCCACCAGGAACTGGAAAGACGATGCTTGCAAAGGCTGTTGCAACTGAAAGCGGAGCAAACTTCATAGCAGTGAGAGGACCAGAAATATTATCCAAATGGGTAGGTGAAAGTGAAAAAGCAGTTAGGGAAATATTTAGGAGGGCAAGGCAAACGGCTCCTTGTGTAATATTCTTTGATGAAATAGATTCGATTGCGCCCATGAGAGGCTTTACACACGATTCCGGTGTAACAGAAAGAATAGTAAATCAGTTACTATCAGAAATGGATGGAATCCAATCGCTAAATAGAGTTGTAGTTATAGCTGCAACTAATAGACCAGATATTCTAGATCCAGCTCTGTTAAGACCAGGTCGATTTGATAGATTAATATATGTCCCCCCACCTGACGAAAAGGCTAGAATAGAGATACTCAAAATTTATACTAAAACACTACCCATAGATTCCAGTGTGAACCTAGAGGAGTTGGCCAAAAAACTTGAGGGATATACTGGAGCTGATATAGAGGCTTTAGCTAGGGAAACCACAATGAAAGTATTAAGACAAAAGTATTATGAGTGTTTAAATAAAGCCAAAAAGGAGTGTAAAGACCAAGAGTGTAGTGATAAGACCATAAAGAATTGTATGAGCAATCTGGAAATAAAAATCACTATGCAAGATTTCCTAGATACCATGAAGGTTGTAACGCCTAGTCTGACTAAAGCTGATATTATGAGATATGAAAACATGGTAAAGGAAATAAAGAGATCGGTGATTGGTTGA